A DNA window from Ipomoea triloba cultivar NCNSP0323 chromosome 10, ASM357664v1 contains the following coding sequences:
- the LOC116033134 gene encoding protein FAR1-RELATED SEQUENCE 5-like produces the protein MRTTSRSEAENSVFGACINEHGTLLEFFTQFESAIEMQRHKQARLDTECEASLPPTKTPLMIEKHATSVYTITMFYDVQSEIFEGWFSCKITNREQTDEKYVYTIKEEHTKIFNVKYIRERMEVECSCGKFNRVGILCRHAFVVLKDNDEEMIPRKYVLPRWTKNACVQETSTLGKGGSAPCSTEV, from the coding sequence ATGCGAACAACGTCACGATCCGAGGCAGAGAACAGCGTATTTGGGGCATGTATCAATGAGCACGGAACACTGCTAGAGTTTTTCACACAATTTGAAAGTGCGATTGAAATGCAACGTCACAAGCAAGCAAGATTAGATACAGAGTGTGAAGCTTCACTCCCACCTACAAAGACACCATTAATGATTGAGAAGCACGCAACCTCTGTATACACAATCACAATGTTTTATGATGTGCAGTCGGAGATATTCGAAGGGTGGTTTTCATGCAAAATCACGAACAGGGAGCAAACAGATGAGAAGTATGTGTATACAATCAAGGAAGAGCACACAAAGATTTTCAATGTGAAATACATAAGAGAACGTATGGAAGTAGAATGTTCATGTGGCAAGTTCAACAGGGTTGGGATTTTATGTAGGCACGCTTTTGTAGTGCTAAAGGACAATGACGAAGAGATGATTCCAAGAAAGTACGTACTACCCAGGTGGACAAAAAATGCTTGTGTACAGGAAACAAGCACACTAGGCAAAGGAGGAAGTGCCCCATGCAGTACAGAAGTATAA
- the LOC116033135 gene encoding uncharacterized protein LOC116033135: protein METGDSSNTGQPAHTGVNTQQHQRQREETGDNPRVRADPPVPNVQNQAQNYRADPNPNVYVGGGFIAPFMEQQPVYQQPGYGVGMQNLLYQMNPNLVQQFAQQNNQFGGSRVEDPKTHIVNFDRICQTIKMNGVPSEAIKLRLFPFSLRDQAQSWLNSFPANHFITWEQLYKAFMQEYCPSSKAAKLKKQILNFQQFGNEDLPEAWKRFKELRRQCPKNLMTPGDFISSFYEGLTNRSKIILDTSSFGGIFIDMGPAAREQLIERITSNNTYWYTEGDDIPKREKAAGMFEVGEKMAMQAQLDTIQHMLKQLVQGPTQSVQAVTQPPLIPQNPYVPNPYSVPQVPLVACCATCGGNHVAQTCPLLDFGNQVPQPNVEQVDLIGYSRPQGQGQGYGTYQQQGRDQFVPSWNNQGNQVRNNPPGFQGNQGNRGGNQGTQWRNNQNNQNPNQGQFQQGNQNFGTTQGQGFSRPSQDVDIQLLMNSRPSQDVDIQLLMNTMISQDVDIQLLMNTMMAQFGKLQAENFQLFGKLQTEIDGLKAQQQGGGNQFSNQPSSSNGRLPTSTENPRHQVNAVTTRSGLALKDPPFPSNDLVPEKADKKDEGVQVEDVLDDSEEEPMVQGDGVKEKAPEQDESVPSKKHERKNKKVDDSVIPYNLLPYPQRLWKSKESDRESKFHKMLDKLEISMPFVEAITQIPSYKKFLKNILGNKKKPEKSAVVDLSEGALTCAVLQHKLPHKLKDPGSFSIPCIIGGFVVGGALCDLGASVSLMPYSLCKRLNLRTPKPTSMTLQMADRSIKRPVGVLEDVPVMIDQYFIPGDFVVIDIEEDAKVPIILCRPFLATAGALIDVRRGKLVMEVAENKIEFDIFKMAKHQPSYVDECYLIEGLGECTAESRKIELGDLHVSPIDP from the exons AGGAAACAGGGGACAACCCTAGAGTTCGTGCTGATCCTCCAGTACCAAATGTTCAGAATCAGGCACAGAACTACAGGGCCGATCCAAACCCGAATGTCTATGTTGGGGGAGGATTCATAGCTCCTTTCATGGAGCAGCAGCCTGTATACCAACAGCCAGgctatggggttgggatgcaaaatcttctctatcagatgaatcccaacctgGTCCAGCAGTTCGCCCAGCAG aataatcagtttggaggatcGCGGGTTGAGGACCCGAAAACTCATATTGTGAATTTTGACCGAATCTGCCAgaccatcaagatgaatggtgttCCTAGTGAAGCCATCAAGCTGAGACTATTTCCTTTTTCCCTGAGAGATCAAGCACAGAGTTGGTTAAATTCCTTTCCAGCCAACCACTTCATTACCTGGGAACAACTCTACAAAGCTTTCATGCAGGAGTATTGTCCTTCTTCCAAGGCTGCCAAGTTAAAGAAGCAGATCCTGAATTTTCAACAGTTTGGCAATGAAGATCTTCCTGAGGCTTGGAAGAGATTTAAGGAGTTGAGGAGGCAGTGCCCAAAAAATTTGATGACCCCAGGTGACTTTATTTCATCATTCTATGAGGGGTTGACTAACCGGTCAAAGATTATCCTAGACacctcatcctttgggggtattttcattgatatgggaccAGCAGCTAGAGAGCAGTTGATTGAGAGGATCACCTCTAACAATACTTACTGGTACACTGAGGGGGATGATATACCCAAGAGAGAGAAAGCAGCTGGGATGTTCGAAGTTGGAGAAAAGATGGCAATGCAGGCTCAGCTGGACACCATACAACACATGCTAAAGCAGTTAGTACAGGGCCCTACTCAGAGTGTCCAGGCAGTTACTCAGCCTCCACTAATTCCACAGAATCCTTATGTTCCTAACCCCTATTCTGTGCCACAGGTACCTCTTGTAGCCTGTTGTGCAActtgtggtggaaatcatgtAGCTCAGACATGTCCTTTGTTAGACTTCGGTAACCAAGTCCCTCAGCCTAATGTGGAGCAAGTtgatctcattggttattctagaccACAGGGCCAAGGGCAAGGTTATGGGACCTATCAGCAGCAAGGAAGAGATCAGTttgttccctcttggaacaatcaaGGCAATCAAGTGAGGAACAATCCACCAGGTTTTCAAGGTAATCAAGGAAACAGAGGTGGCAACCAAGGAACTCAGTGGAGAAATAATCAGAATAATCAGAATCCCAATCAAGGGCAGTTCCAGCAAGGGAATCAGAATTTTGGGACCACTCAGGGTCAAGGTTTCTCTAGACCATCTCAGGATGTTGATATACAGCTTCTCATGAACTCTAGACCATCTCAGGATGTTGATATACAGCTTCTCATGAACACTATGATATCTCAGGATGTTGATATACAGCTTCTCATGAACACTATGATGGCTCAGTTTGGCAAGCTACAAGCAGAGAATTTTCAGCTGTTTGGCAAGCTACAAACAGAAATAGATGGTCTCAAGGCTCAGCAACAAGGAGGAGGTAATCAGTTTTCTAATCAACCTTCCTCTTCGAATGGTAGACTGCCAACAAGCACAGAAAATCCAAGGCACCAAGTGAATGCAGTCACCACTAGAAGTGGATTAGCTTTGAAGGACCCCCCTTTTCCTTCGAATGATCTAGTGCCTGAGAAAGCTGATAAGAAGGATGAGGGTGTTCAGGTTGAGGATGTTCTTGATGATAGTGAGGAGGAGCCTATGGTGCAGGGAGATGGTGTTAAGGAGAAAGCTCCTGAGCAGGATGAGAGTGTTCCAAGTAAGAAgcatgaaaggaagaacaagaaggtAGATGACTCGGTTATACCTTACAACCTGTTACCATATCCACAGAGGTTGTGGAAATCAAAGGAGTCTGATAGAGAGAGCAAGTTCCATAAGATGTTAGATAAGCTGGAgatctccatgccttttgttgaagcaATCACTCAGATTCCATCGTACAAGAAGTTTCTAAAGAACATTTTAGGCAATAAGAAAAAGCCAGAGAAGAGTGCGGTGGTGGATCTGAGCGAAGGAGCCTTGACCTGTGCAGTTCTTCAACATAAACTACCTCATAAGCTGAAAGATCCAGGTAGTTTTTCCATCCCTTGCATCATTGGTGGATTTGTAGTTGGGGGTGCTCTGTGTGATCTGGGTGCCAGTGTTAGTCTTATGCCATATTCTTTATGTAAGAGGCTCAATCTGAGAACACCAAAACCTACCTCCATGACCCTACAGATGGCGGATCGCTCCATAAAGCGTCCGGTGGGAGTTCTAGAGGATGTCCCGGTCATGATTGATCAGTACTTTATACCGGGGGATTTTGTTGTAATAGATATAGAGGAAGATGCCAAGGTTCCTATTATACTTTGTAGACCTTTTCTAGCTACTGCTGGTGCACTTATTGATGTGAGAAGAGGAAAACTCGTGATGGAAGTGGCAGAGAACAAGATTGAATTtgacatattcaaaatggcgAAGCACCAGCCCTCATATGTTGATGAGTGTTACTTGATAGAAGGGCTGGGTGAGTGCACTGCTGAAAGTAGAAAGATTGAGTTAGGGGATTTGCATGTTTCCCCTATTGATCCTTGA